Proteins from a genomic interval of Stenotrophomonas maltophilia:
- the truB gene encoding tRNA pseudouridine(55) synthase TruB has translation MTRIQFRRLDGILLLDKSTGMSSNAALQVARRLFRAEKGGHTGSLDPLATGLLPLCFGEATKIAGLLLGSAKAYDAEIVLGQTTDTDDAEGQVLLQRPVPAISAEALQAALAPLTGNIRQRAPIYSALKQGGEPLYVKARRGDVIEAPEREVQVHAIAVLEQQPERLRLRVTCGSGTYIRSLARDLGEVLGCGAHISALRRLWVEPFREPAMVTLDQLRAMVEAGDEAGMDALLLPLAAGLAEYPRVDLDADQAHRFCVGQRQRDPSWPHGLVAVFGPDDAVQGLGQVDDSGLLAPQRRFNL, from the coding sequence ATGACCCGAATTCAGTTCCGCCGCCTGGATGGCATCCTGCTGCTCGACAAGTCGACCGGCATGAGCTCCAACGCCGCCCTGCAGGTGGCCCGCCGCCTGTTCCGCGCCGAGAAGGGCGGCCACACCGGCAGCCTCGACCCGTTGGCCACCGGCCTGCTGCCGCTGTGCTTCGGCGAGGCGACCAAGATTGCCGGCCTGCTGCTCGGCTCGGCCAAAGCCTACGACGCCGAGATCGTGCTGGGACAGACCACCGATACCGATGACGCCGAAGGCCAGGTGCTGCTGCAGCGCCCGGTGCCGGCCATCAGTGCCGAGGCGCTGCAGGCCGCGCTGGCGCCGCTGACCGGCAACATCCGCCAGCGTGCCCCGATCTATTCGGCGCTGAAGCAGGGCGGTGAGCCGCTGTATGTGAAGGCCCGCCGTGGCGATGTCATCGAAGCGCCGGAACGCGAGGTCCAGGTGCATGCCATCGCGGTGCTGGAGCAGCAGCCGGAACGGCTGCGCCTGCGCGTGACCTGTGGCTCGGGTACCTATATCCGCAGCCTGGCCCGCGATCTGGGCGAGGTGCTGGGCTGTGGCGCCCATATCAGCGCGCTGCGCCGGCTCTGGGTGGAGCCGTTCCGCGAACCGGCCATGGTCACCCTGGACCAGCTGCGGGCAATGGTCGAGGCCGGCGACGAGGCCGGCATGGACGCGCTGCTGCTGCCGCTGGCGGCCGGGCTGGCGGAATACCCGCGGGTCGACCTCGATGCGGACCAGGCCCACCGCTTCTGCGTTGGCCAGCGCCAGCGCGACCCGTCCTGGCCGCATGGCCTGGTCGCCGTGTTTGGTCCGGACGATGCTGTCCAGGGGCTCGGGCAGGTCGATGACAGCGGGCTGCTGGCCCCGCAGCGCCGCTTCAACCTCTGA
- the rbfA gene encoding 30S ribosome-binding factor RbfA, producing MPKTFHRTDRVSAQLRRELGTLVHNAVREHGLPSVSVSDVEITRDMAHAKVFVTALMPERSAEAVAGLKELGYRLRMDLARAMKLRHVPELHFHYDDSVDRGEHIDNILRDLPDTLAAEKRRESDEE from the coding sequence GTGCCCAAGACTTTCCATCGAACCGACCGTGTCTCCGCCCAGCTGCGCCGTGAACTCGGCACCCTGGTGCACAACGCCGTGCGCGAGCACGGGTTGCCCTCGGTGAGCGTGTCCGACGTGGAAATCACCCGCGACATGGCCCATGCCAAGGTATTCGTCACCGCGCTGATGCCGGAGCGTTCGGCCGAGGCCGTGGCCGGCCTGAAGGAGCTGGGTTACCGCCTGCGCATGGACCTGGCACGCGCGATGAAGCTGCGCCACGTGCCGGAGCTGCATTTCCACTACGACGATTCGGTCGACCGTGGTGAGCACATCGACAACATCCTGCGCGACCTGCCCGATACGCTGGCCGCGGAGAAGCGCCGCGAGAGCGACGAAGAATAA
- the infB gene encoding translation initiation factor IF-2 translates to MSQQTTIRKLAELVNTPVEKLLEQLAGAGMKFSGPDQVVTSSEKVKLLGFLRRSHGKPEQAPEETDQSAKKITLNRRKQQEVTVNSGRSKTTVNVEVRQKRTYVKDGARAMTPDEERADILRKLEESRARNLAEQQALAEKDRLRDEAIVRAREEEVAAKERAEAEKKAAEEAAAAAKAAEALAASKPKRAPIDETAPRPPRAPAAAPAAPRGAPPPPPRSDDRNNRSAPRNERGPGDRFAGQMHLSAADRARRGNSNNSNNRGRPGGRNQSGGRRDMSRGGNNAGPHAFERPTAPVVREVAIGETITVADLAQKLALKGGEVVKALFKMGVMATITQSIDHDTAALVTEELGHKAIRANDNDAEDALLASTVENQGEAVQRPPVVTIMGHVDHGKTSLLDYIRRTKVAHGEAGGITQHIGAYHVDTPKGVISFLDTPGHAAFTSMRACGAKLTDIVVLVVAADDGVMPQTKEAIQHARSAGVPLIVAINKIDKSGADPMRVKNELLSEQVVAEDFGGDIQMVEISAKTGLGIDDLLDAVSVQAELLELKAVDEGRASGVVIESSLDKGRGPVATVLVQQGRLKKGDYLVCGIQYGRVRALFDETGKQPEFAGPSIPVQVLGLSGVPEAGDDFVVVEDERLAKDVAQQRETKRRESRLVATAGSRMEDIMATLGKGEGQQVLNLVIKADVQGSVQALSQALVALSNEDIRINVIHSGVGGITESDANSAAASKATVIGFNVRADASARRIIESNGVDLRYFSIIYDVIDQVKQVASGLLGVEIREEIIGIAEVRDVFRSSKLGAVAGSMVIEGVVKRNKPIRVLRDSVVIFEGELESLRRFKENVEEVRNGTECGIAVKAYNDVKPGDQIECFERIEVPRTL, encoded by the coding sequence ATGTCGCAGCAAACCACCATCCGCAAGCTTGCCGAACTGGTCAACACGCCGGTCGAAAAACTGCTGGAACAGCTGGCCGGTGCCGGCATGAAGTTCAGCGGTCCCGACCAGGTCGTGACCAGCTCCGAGAAGGTAAAGCTCCTGGGCTTCCTTCGTCGTTCGCACGGCAAGCCCGAGCAGGCCCCGGAAGAGACCGATCAGTCTGCAAAGAAGATCACGCTCAACCGCCGGAAGCAGCAGGAAGTGACGGTCAATTCCGGTCGCAGCAAGACGACCGTGAATGTCGAGGTCCGCCAGAAGCGTACCTACGTCAAGGATGGTGCGCGCGCCATGACGCCGGACGAAGAACGCGCCGACATCCTGCGCAAGCTGGAAGAGTCGCGTGCCCGCAACCTTGCCGAACAGCAGGCCCTGGCCGAGAAGGATCGTCTGCGCGACGAGGCCATCGTCCGTGCCCGTGAGGAAGAGGTTGCCGCCAAGGAACGTGCTGAAGCCGAGAAGAAGGCGGCCGAGGAAGCTGCGGCTGCCGCCAAGGCTGCCGAGGCACTGGCTGCCAGCAAGCCCAAGCGTGCTCCGATCGACGAAACCGCGCCGCGCCCGCCGCGCGCCCCGGCTGCCGCCCCGGCTGCGCCGCGTGGTGCTCCGCCGCCGCCGCCGCGCAGCGACGACCGCAACAACCGCAGCGCGCCGCGCAACGAGCGTGGCCCGGGCGACCGTTTCGCCGGCCAGATGCACCTGTCGGCTGCCGACCGTGCGCGTCGTGGCAACAGCAACAACAGCAACAACCGTGGTCGTCCGGGTGGCCGCAACCAGAGCGGTGGCCGTCGCGACATGTCGCGTGGTGGCAACAACGCCGGTCCGCACGCCTTCGAACGTCCGACCGCACCGGTCGTGCGTGAAGTGGCGATCGGCGAGACCATCACCGTGGCCGATCTGGCGCAGAAGCTCGCGCTGAAGGGCGGCGAGGTGGTGAAGGCGCTGTTCAAGATGGGCGTGATGGCGACCATCACCCAGTCCATCGACCACGACACCGCTGCGCTGGTGACCGAAGAACTCGGCCACAAGGCGATCCGTGCCAATGACAACGACGCCGAAGACGCACTGCTGGCCTCGACCGTTGAAAACCAGGGCGAAGCCGTGCAGCGCCCGCCGGTGGTCACCATCATGGGTCACGTCGACCACGGCAAGACTTCGCTGCTGGATTACATCCGCCGCACCAAGGTCGCCCACGGCGAAGCCGGCGGCATTACCCAGCACATCGGTGCCTACCACGTCGATACGCCCAAGGGCGTCATCAGCTTCCTGGATACCCCGGGCCACGCCGCGTTCACCTCGATGCGTGCCTGCGGTGCCAAGCTGACCGACATCGTGGTGCTGGTGGTTGCCGCCGACGACGGCGTCATGCCGCAGACCAAGGAAGCGATCCAGCACGCCCGTTCGGCGGGTGTGCCGCTGATCGTGGCGATCAACAAGATCGACAAGTCCGGTGCCGACCCGATGCGGGTCAAGAACGAGCTGCTCTCCGAGCAGGTCGTGGCCGAAGACTTCGGTGGTGACATCCAGATGGTGGAGATCTCGGCCAAGACCGGCCTGGGCATCGACGACCTGCTGGACGCGGTGTCGGTGCAGGCCGAACTGCTGGAACTGAAGGCCGTCGACGAAGGCCGCGCCTCGGGCGTGGTGATCGAATCGTCGCTGGACAAGGGCCGCGGCCCGGTCGCTACCGTGCTGGTGCAGCAGGGCCGCCTGAAGAAGGGCGACTACCTGGTGTGCGGCATCCAGTACGGCCGCGTGCGTGCGCTGTTCGACGAAACCGGCAAGCAGCCGGAGTTCGCCGGCCCGTCCATCCCGGTACAGGTCCTGGGCCTGTCCGGCGTGCCGGAAGCCGGTGACGACTTCGTGGTCGTCGAGGACGAGCGCCTGGCCAAGGACGTTGCCCAGCAGCGTGAGACCAAGCGCCGCGAATCGCGCCTGGTCGCCACCGCTGGCAGCCGCATGGAAGACATCATGGCGACCTTGGGCAAGGGCGAGGGCCAGCAGGTTCTCAACCTGGTCATCAAGGCCGACGTGCAGGGTTCGGTGCAGGCCCTGAGCCAGGCACTGGTCGCGCTGTCCAACGAAGACATCCGCATCAACGTGATCCACTCCGGCGTGGGCGGCATCACCGAATCGGACGCCAACTCGGCGGCCGCTTCGAAGGCCACCGTCATCGGCTTCAACGTGCGCGCGGATGCTTCGGCCCGTCGCATCATCGAATCCAACGGCGTGGACCTGCGTTACTTCTCGATCATCTATGACGTGATCGATCAGGTGAAGCAGGTGGCCTCCGGTCTGCTGGGCGTGGAGATCCGCGAAGAGATCATCGGTATCGCCGAGGTCCGCGACGTGTTCCGCAGCTCCAAGCTGGGCGCCGTTGCCGGCTCGATGGTCATCGAGGGCGTGGTCAAGCGCAACAAGCCGATCCGCGTCCTGCGCGACAGCGTGGTGATCTTCGAAGGCGAGCTGGAATCGCTGCGCCGCTTCAAGGAAAACGTCGAGGAAGTCCGCAACGGTACCGAATGCGGTATCGCGGTGAAGGCCTACAACGACGTCAAGCCGGGTGACCAGATCGAGTGCTTCGAGCGTATCGAAGTGCCGCGCACCCTGTAA
- the nusA gene encoding transcription termination factor NusA — protein sequence MSKELLLVVDAVANEKGVPREVIFDAIEAALASAAKKRYPDEEVLTRVVIDHKDGSYETYRRWEVVADDVVMESPDRQIRLMDAVDEAEGVDVGDYIEEQIENPDFGRIAAQAAKQVIVQRVREAERQQVVDAWKDRVGELITGVVKRAERGNIYVDLGGNAEGFIPKDKGIPRDVLRAGDRVRGYLAEVRSEPRGPQLFISRAAPEFMIELFKLEVPEVGQGLVEIKACARDPGDRAKIAVLAHDQRTDPIGACIGMRGSRVQAVSNELNGERVDIVLWNDNPANFVINAMAPAEVQSIIVDEDKHSMDLAVAEDRLAQAIGKGGQNVRLASRLTGWQLNVMTQDQVTAKSEAEQASARQLFMDKLEVDEEIAGILVSEGFGTVEEIAYVPVGELLAVEGFDEDIVEELRARARDALLNEALAVEEGLEDGQPAQDLLSLKGMDEATAYALAGHGVRTSEDLSDLAADEVMDFGIEGLDQARAAALILAARAEEIARLERGE from the coding sequence ATGAGCAAGGAACTGTTGCTGGTAGTCGACGCGGTCGCCAACGAGAAGGGCGTGCCGCGTGAAGTGATCTTCGATGCCATCGAGGCCGCCCTGGCCTCGGCAGCGAAGAAGCGCTATCCCGACGAGGAAGTGCTGACCCGCGTGGTCATCGACCACAAGGATGGCAGCTACGAAACCTACCGCCGCTGGGAAGTGGTGGCCGATGACGTGGTCATGGAATCGCCGGACCGCCAGATCCGCCTGATGGACGCCGTCGATGAAGCCGAAGGCGTGGACGTCGGCGACTACATCGAAGAGCAGATCGAGAACCCGGACTTCGGCCGCATTGCTGCCCAGGCCGCCAAGCAGGTCATCGTCCAGCGCGTGCGCGAAGCCGAGCGCCAGCAGGTCGTGGATGCGTGGAAGGATCGCGTCGGCGAACTGATCACCGGTGTGGTCAAGCGCGCCGAGCGCGGCAACATCTATGTCGACCTCGGTGGCAATGCCGAAGGCTTCATCCCGAAGGACAAGGGCATCCCGCGCGACGTGCTGCGCGCCGGCGACCGCGTGCGCGGCTACCTGGCCGAAGTCCGTTCGGAACCGCGTGGCCCGCAGCTGTTCATCAGCCGTGCCGCTCCGGAATTCATGATCGAGCTGTTCAAGCTGGAAGTGCCGGAAGTCGGCCAGGGCCTGGTGGAAATCAAGGCCTGTGCCCGCGATCCGGGCGACCGCGCCAAGATCGCCGTGCTGGCCCACGACCAGCGCACCGATCCGATCGGCGCCTGCATCGGCATGCGCGGTTCGCGCGTGCAGGCCGTGTCCAACGAGCTCAATGGCGAGCGTGTGGACATCGTGCTGTGGAACGACAACCCGGCCAACTTCGTCATCAACGCGATGGCGCCGGCCGAAGTGCAGTCGATCATCGTCGATGAAGACAAGCACTCGATGGATCTGGCCGTCGCCGAAGACCGCCTGGCCCAGGCGATCGGCAAGGGCGGCCAGAACGTGCGCCTGGCCAGCCGCCTGACCGGCTGGCAGCTCAATGTGATGACCCAGGACCAGGTCACTGCCAAGTCGGAAGCCGAGCAGGCTTCGGCCCGCCAGCTGTTCATGGACAAGCTGGAAGTGGACGAAGAGATCGCCGGCATCCTGGTCAGCGAAGGCTTCGGCACCGTCGAGGAAATCGCTTATGTCCCGGTCGGCGAACTGCTGGCCGTGGAAGGTTTCGACGAAGACATCGTCGAAGAGCTGCGCGCTCGTGCCCGCGATGCGCTGCTCAATGAGGCCCTGGCAGTCGAGGAAGGCCTTGAAGACGGCCAGCCGGCGCAGGACCTGCTGTCCCTGAAGGGCATGGACGAAGCCACCGCGTATGCGCTGGCCGGCCACGGCGTGCGTACCAGCGAGGACCTGTCCGACCTGGCCGCCGACGAGGTCATGGACTTCGGCATCGAAGGACTGGATCAGGCGCGCGCCGCTGCGCTGATCCTGGCCGCCCGTGCCGAGGAGATCGCCCGACTGGAACGCGGCGAATGA
- the rimP gene encoding ribosome maturation factor RimP: MSDKATDIANLLAPTVVSLGLELLGVEYLPAPGGATLRLYIDVPLAEQPERIINVDDCERVSREVSAQLDVEDPISGNYTLEVSSPGVDRPLFNLEQFARHQGESAKVTLKLPQDNRRRLQGRIEATDEAAGTITFIVDKTEVVVSADNIDKARIMPDWVALGLAPSKPTGPAPKRPKPNTNSSSNEPAAKKPRAE, encoded by the coding sequence GTGAGCGACAAGGCAACCGACATCGCGAATCTGCTCGCCCCGACCGTTGTGTCGCTGGGCCTGGAGCTGCTGGGCGTTGAGTATCTGCCGGCCCCCGGCGGTGCGACCCTGCGCCTTTACATCGACGTGCCGCTGGCTGAACAGCCAGAGCGCATCATCAATGTCGACGACTGCGAGCGGGTCAGCCGCGAAGTGTCGGCGCAGCTGGACGTCGAAGACCCGATCAGCGGCAATTACACGCTGGAAGTGTCGTCGCCTGGCGTGGATCGCCCGCTGTTCAACCTGGAGCAGTTCGCTCGCCACCAGGGTGAATCGGCCAAGGTCACGCTGAAGCTGCCGCAGGACAACCGTCGTCGCCTGCAGGGCCGTATCGAGGCGACCGACGAGGCCGCAGGCACCATCACCTTCATCGTCGACAAGACCGAAGTGGTGGTGTCGGCCGACAACATCGACAAGGCACGGATCATGCCCGACTGGGTGGCGCTGGGGCTGGCCCCGAGCAAGCCGACCGGTCCGGCACCGAAGCGTCCGAAGCCGAACACGAATTCTTCTTCCAACGAGCCGGCGGCAAAGAAGCCGCGCGCGGAGTGA
- the nuoN gene encoding NADH-quinone oxidoreductase subunit NuoN gives MTTSPLLPLTAADLPPLAPELVLIGSAFALMILDLFVSNRNKIVTHLFSLAALAVVLFMLATGVGGQGEVFHGMFVRDTAADVMKTGIVLLSGLTLVYGWRYLRDRNLFQGEIPVLILFGTAGMMILVSAGSLLMVYLGLELLALCSYALVASNRENGLASEAAMKYIVLGSLASGLLLYGMSLIYGATGSLHLDVIRDAIPHSEERVLLITGAVFMIAGVAFKLGAAPFHMWLPDVYQGAPAPIALFISSAPKLAAFGMAYRLLEMGVGPLSTELQLLIAGLAAVSLVIGNLMAIAQSNLKRMLAFSTVSHIGFLLMGIAGGGAQGYAAALFYALAYAIMSTAAFGAIIALSRAGFEAENIEDFKGLNARNPWMAGLVLCIMASLAGIPPFLGFWTKLAVLGAAVNGGLLWLAILGVLCAVVGCFYYLRVIKVMYFDEPVGEAVPRSNDRVLGVVLGVNALALLALGLSWNPIMLWCQKAFAHLA, from the coding sequence ATGACCACCTCGCCGCTGCTGCCATTGACCGCCGCTGACCTGCCACCGCTCGCTCCCGAGCTGGTGCTGATCGGCAGCGCCTTCGCCCTGATGATCCTCGACCTGTTCGTCAGCAACCGGAACAAGATCGTCACCCACCTGTTCTCGCTCGCTGCGCTGGCCGTGGTGCTGTTCATGCTGGCCACCGGCGTGGGCGGACAGGGGGAGGTCTTCCATGGCATGTTCGTGCGCGATACCGCCGCGGACGTGATGAAGACCGGGATCGTGCTGCTCAGCGGCCTGACCCTGGTCTATGGCTGGCGCTACCTGCGTGACCGCAACCTGTTCCAGGGCGAGATCCCGGTGCTGATCCTGTTCGGCACCGCCGGCATGATGATCCTGGTTTCGGCCGGCAGCCTGCTGATGGTCTACCTGGGCCTGGAACTGCTGGCGCTGTGCTCCTACGCCCTGGTCGCCAGCAACCGCGAGAACGGCCTGGCCTCCGAGGCGGCGATGAAGTACATCGTGCTCGGCTCGCTGGCCTCGGGCCTGCTGCTGTACGGCATGTCGCTGATCTACGGCGCCACCGGCAGCCTGCATCTGGACGTCATCCGTGACGCCATCCCGCACTCGGAAGAGCGCGTGCTGCTGATCACCGGTGCGGTGTTCATGATCGCCGGCGTCGCCTTCAAGCTGGGTGCCGCGCCGTTCCACATGTGGCTGCCGGACGTGTACCAGGGTGCCCCGGCACCGATCGCACTGTTCATCAGCTCGGCGCCGAAGCTGGCCGCCTTCGGCATGGCCTACCGCCTGCTGGAAATGGGCGTGGGTCCGCTGTCGACCGAACTGCAGCTGCTGATTGCCGGCCTGGCCGCGGTCTCGCTGGTCATCGGCAACCTGATGGCCATCGCGCAGAGCAACCTCAAGCGCATGCTGGCGTTCTCCACCGTCTCGCACATCGGCTTCCTGCTGATGGGCATCGCCGGTGGTGGCGCGCAGGGCTATGCCGCTGCGCTGTTCTACGCACTGGCCTACGCCATCATGTCCACCGCCGCCTTCGGCGCGATCATCGCGCTGTCGCGTGCCGGCTTTGAAGCCGAGAACATCGAGGACTTCAAGGGCCTGAACGCCCGCAACCCGTGGATGGCCGGCCTGGTGCTGTGCATCATGGCGTCGCTGGCCGGCATCCCGCCGTTCCTGGGCTTCTGGACCAAGCTGGCGGTGCTGGGCGCAGCCGTCAATGGCGGCCTGCTGTGGCTGGCCATCCTCGGCGTGCTGTGCGCCGTGGTCGGCTGCTTCTACTACCTGCGCGTCATCAAGGTCATGTACTTCGATGAGCCGGTGGGCGAGGCCGTGCCGCGCAGCAACGACCGCGTGCTGGGCGTGGTGCTGGGCGTGAATGCACTGGCGCTGCTGGCCCTGGGCCTGTCCTGGAACCCGATCATGCTGTGGTGCCAGAAGGCTTTTGCGCATCTTGCATAA
- a CDS encoding NADH-quinone oxidoreductase subunit M produces MSNWPLLSVLIWLPIIGGALILAIRDAQTARWASLGVAVLTFVASLSLLSGYNAGIDGLQFVETHAWIPAYKIGYNLGVDGIAVALILLTTLVSVLALIGAWSAIDKRVNQYVAAFLILEGVTVGIFAATDAMLFYVFFEAMLIPMFLIIGVWGGPRRIYAALKFFLYTFLGSVLMLVALIYLYMKGGSFQLADLYALPLSAKEQTWIFFAFLIAFAVKVPMFPVHTWLPDAHVEAPTAGSVILAAIALKIGGYGFLRFNLPIVPDASQEWAWLVIALSLIAVIYVGLVALVQDDMKKLIAYSSIAHMGFVTLGTFIALWLVREAGNADAARLGLQGAMVQMISHGFVSGAMFSCVGVLYDRMHSRRIADYGGVVNVMPWFATFAMLFFMANAGLPGTSGFVGEFMVILSAFQRNPWIALGAATTLIIGAAYTLWLYKRIFFGEVANSHVAELKDINGREWLVLGVFAIGVLALGIYPKPLTDLMEPSIAKLAMQIASSKLL; encoded by the coding sequence GTGTCGAACTGGCCTCTACTCAGTGTCCTCATCTGGCTGCCGATCATCGGTGGCGCCCTGATCCTTGCGATCCGTGATGCACAGACTGCCCGCTGGGCGTCGCTGGGCGTCGCGGTGCTCACCTTCGTTGCAAGCCTCTCGCTGCTGAGCGGCTACAACGCGGGCATCGACGGTCTGCAGTTCGTCGAGACCCATGCCTGGATCCCGGCGTACAAGATCGGCTACAACCTGGGCGTGGACGGCATTGCCGTGGCGCTGATCCTGCTGACCACCCTGGTCAGCGTGCTTGCCCTGATCGGTGCCTGGAGCGCCATCGACAAGCGCGTGAACCAGTACGTGGCCGCCTTCCTGATCCTGGAAGGCGTCACCGTCGGCATCTTCGCCGCGACGGACGCGATGCTGTTCTACGTGTTCTTCGAAGCCATGCTGATCCCGATGTTCCTGATCATCGGTGTCTGGGGCGGCCCGCGCCGCATCTACGCTGCGCTGAAGTTCTTCCTGTACACCTTCCTCGGCTCGGTGCTGATGCTGGTGGCGCTGATCTACCTGTACATGAAGGGCGGCAGCTTCCAGCTGGCCGACCTGTACGCGCTGCCGCTGTCGGCCAAGGAGCAGACCTGGATCTTCTTCGCCTTCCTGATCGCCTTCGCGGTCAAGGTGCCGATGTTCCCGGTCCACACCTGGCTGCCGGACGCCCACGTGGAAGCGCCGACCGCCGGTTCGGTGATCCTGGCCGCCATCGCCCTGAAGATCGGTGGCTACGGCTTCCTGCGCTTCAACCTGCCGATCGTCCCGGACGCGTCGCAGGAATGGGCCTGGCTGGTGATCGCGCTGTCGCTGATCGCGGTGATCTACGTCGGCCTGGTCGCCCTGGTGCAGGACGACATGAAGAAGCTGATCGCCTATTCGTCGATCGCGCACATGGGCTTCGTCACCCTGGGCACCTTCATCGCCCTGTGGCTGGTGCGTGAAGCCGGCAATGCCGATGCGGCCCGCCTGGGCCTGCAGGGCGCCATGGTGCAGATGATCTCGCACGGCTTCGTGTCCGGTGCGATGTTCTCCTGCGTCGGCGTGCTGTACGACCGCATGCACAGCCGCCGCATCGCCGATTACGGCGGCGTGGTCAATGTGATGCCGTGGTTCGCCACCTTCGCCATGCTGTTCTTCATGGCCAATGCGGGCCTGCCGGGCACCAGCGGTTTCGTCGGCGAGTTCATGGTCATCCTGTCGGCCTTCCAGCGTAATCCGTGGATCGCACTGGGTGCGGCCACCACCCTGATCATCGGCGCCGCCTACACCCTGTGGCTGTACAAGCGCATCTTCTTCGGCGAAGTGGCCAACAGCCACGTGGCCGAACTGAAGGACATCAACGGCCGCGAATGGCTGGTGCTGGGCGTGTTCGCCATCGGCGTGCTGGCCCTGGGCATCTACCCCAAGCCGCTGACCGACCTGATGGAGCCCTCGATCGCGAAGCTGGCGATGCAGATCGCATCCAGCAAGCTGCTGTAA